Proteins encoded by one window of Kribbella italica:
- a CDS encoding FAD-dependent oxidoreductase, with protein MSEQSGAGPVVVIGAGPVGLAAAAHLAEQGVDFLVLESGPGVAAAVEEWRHVKLFSPWRYDIDSAARRLLEQAGWVEPDLGRLPTGGDLIDSYLEPLTKTPELNDRIRYDAQVVAVTRVGFDRVRTAGREQAPFLIRLADGGEILASAVVDAAGTWRRPNVLGGSGIPARGEAEVADGIVHALPDVLGRDREQHAGRRTAVVGAGHSAATTLLDLGALAEEVAGTEIVWVVRGADQARTYGGGDADELPARGALGSRLKKLVQSGRVELVSGFRIDAAARNADGRVELAAGERRVVADAVVNSTGFRPDHDMVGELRLDLDSIMGSTRALAPLIDPNLHSCGTVPPHGVDELAHPEPGYYAIGAKSYGRAPTFLLATGYEQARSVVAALAGDWKAARDVQLELPETGVCSSNLAYGDSSGETAGGCCGPAPQAVEISPPAGRGLATGISGGLLTVIDEKPAGCCG; from the coding sequence GTGAGCGAGCAGAGCGGTGCCGGGCCGGTTGTGGTCATCGGAGCAGGGCCGGTTGGGCTGGCAGCCGCCGCGCACCTGGCCGAGCAGGGCGTTGACTTCCTGGTCCTCGAGTCCGGGCCGGGCGTCGCGGCGGCGGTCGAGGAGTGGCGGCACGTGAAGCTGTTCAGCCCGTGGCGCTACGACATCGACAGCGCGGCCCGCCGCCTGCTGGAACAGGCCGGCTGGGTGGAGCCCGATCTCGGCAGGTTGCCGACGGGCGGCGATTTGATCGACTCCTATCTCGAACCGTTGACGAAGACTCCGGAGCTGAACGACCGGATCCGGTACGACGCGCAGGTCGTCGCGGTGACTCGGGTCGGGTTCGATCGCGTGCGGACAGCGGGGCGCGAGCAGGCGCCGTTCTTGATCCGGCTGGCCGACGGAGGCGAGATCCTCGCGTCGGCCGTGGTCGACGCGGCCGGTACCTGGCGGCGGCCGAACGTGCTCGGTGGCTCCGGAATCCCGGCGCGCGGCGAGGCAGAAGTTGCCGACGGCATCGTTCACGCGCTGCCTGACGTCCTCGGACGTGATCGGGAACAGCATGCCGGGCGTCGTACGGCGGTCGTTGGTGCTGGGCACTCCGCCGCGACCACGCTCCTGGATCTGGGCGCGCTGGCTGAGGAAGTCGCCGGGACGGAGATCGTTTGGGTTGTGCGCGGTGCCGATCAGGCCCGCACGTACGGCGGGGGCGACGCCGACGAACTGCCCGCCCGCGGCGCACTCGGGAGCCGCTTGAAGAAGCTCGTCCAGTCCGGCCGGGTGGAGCTCGTCAGCGGCTTCCGCATCGACGCCGCTGCCCGCAACGCTGACGGGCGGGTCGAGTTGGCAGCCGGTGAGCGTCGCGTTGTCGCAGACGCGGTCGTCAACTCGACGGGCTTCCGGCCTGATCACGACATGGTTGGTGAGCTTCGGCTCGACCTGGATTCGATCATGGGGTCGACGCGGGCGCTGGCGCCGTTGATCGATCCGAATCTGCACTCATGTGGGACGGTGCCGCCACACGGCGTTGATGAGCTGGCTCATCCCGAGCCCGGGTACTACGCGATCGGGGCGAAGTCGTACGGGCGGGCGCCGACGTTCCTGCTGGCGACCGGGTACGAGCAGGCGCGCTCCGTCGTCGCGGCGCTCGCGGGTGATTGGAAAGCGGCTCGCGACGTACAGCTTGAGCTGCCGGAGACCGGTGTGTGCTCGTCGAACCTCGCGTACGGCGACAGCAGCGGCGAGACCGCCGGCGGATGCTGCGGACCGGCGCCGCAGGCCGTCGAGATCTCTCCCCCGGCGGGCCGAGGCCTTGCCACGGGCATCAGTGGCGGCCTGCTGACCGTCATCGACGAGAAGCCGGCAGGCTGCTGCGGTTGA
- a CDS encoding aquaporin: MTALWRRALAEALGTGLLVTVVVGSGIAAASLSPGDRGLQLLENAFATALGLAVLILMLGPVSGAHFNPVVSAVDHWLGRRTSTGLPLRDLAAYISAQTIGAIAGAILANLMYAEPAVSWSTTDRSGWHLLLGETVATAGLVVLIFALGRSGRSAVVPAAVGAYIGAAYWFTSSTSFANPAVSIGRAFSDTFAGIAPGSLPGFIAAQLLGAALGIGVLALLYPARTVTPHQTGAPK; encoded by the coding sequence GTGACTGCCCTCTGGCGGCGGGCGCTCGCCGAGGCACTCGGCACAGGTCTCCTGGTCACCGTCGTGGTCGGATCAGGAATCGCAGCGGCTTCCTTGTCCCCAGGCGACCGCGGCCTGCAACTACTCGAAAACGCCTTCGCCACCGCACTAGGCCTCGCCGTACTGATCCTCATGCTCGGCCCGGTCTCAGGCGCACACTTCAACCCCGTCGTCTCCGCCGTCGACCACTGGCTGGGCCGCCGCACCAGCACCGGCCTGCCTCTGCGAGACCTCGCCGCCTACATCTCCGCCCAAACCATCGGTGCGATCGCCGGCGCAATCCTCGCCAACCTCATGTACGCCGAACCGGCCGTCTCCTGGTCGACCACCGACCGCAGCGGCTGGCACCTGCTGCTGGGCGAGACCGTCGCGACCGCGGGGCTCGTCGTACTGATCTTCGCTCTCGGCCGGTCCGGCCGATCAGCCGTCGTACCGGCTGCTGTCGGCGCGTACATCGGAGCGGCGTACTGGTTCACCTCGTCGACCTCGTTCGCCAACCCCGCCGTGAGCATCGGCCGCGCCTTCAGCGACACCTTCGCCGGCATCGCGCCCGGATCCCTCCCCGGCTTCATCGCCGCCCAACTCCTCGGCGCCGCCCTCGGCATCGGCGTCCTCGCCCTCCTCTACCCCGCCAGGACCGTCACCCCACACCAAACCGGAGCCCCCAAGTGA
- a CDS encoding helix-turn-helix domain-containing protein → MNAERLSLTERARIHAALGDPARLAIVDTLVAGDAAPGELSAVLDLPTNLIAHHLKVLEDAGLVARSRSEGDRRRTYVRLVTEALESLATPSLTAPRVVFVCTHNSARSQLAASIWSRRSHIPALSAGTRPAAAPHPRAVRVARKHGLDPSHWSTSPVEEVVAADDLMIAVCDIAYEHLPAAARPRLHWSIPDPAATDTDAAFENAYEEIADRVDRLVPVLSPVTQ, encoded by the coding sequence ATGAACGCTGAGCGATTATCTCTGACTGAGCGAGCCCGCATCCACGCCGCACTCGGCGATCCGGCGCGGCTCGCGATCGTGGACACCCTTGTCGCGGGGGACGCCGCCCCCGGCGAGCTGTCCGCCGTGCTGGACCTGCCGACCAACCTCATCGCCCATCACCTCAAAGTGCTCGAGGACGCCGGCCTGGTCGCCCGCAGCCGCTCCGAAGGCGACCGCCGCCGGACCTACGTCCGCCTGGTCACCGAAGCGCTGGAGTCGCTGGCAACGCCCTCGCTCACAGCACCGCGCGTCGTCTTCGTCTGCACGCACAACTCGGCCCGATCCCAGCTCGCCGCCTCGATCTGGTCGCGCCGCAGCCACATCCCCGCGCTCTCTGCCGGCACTCGACCGGCGGCGGCGCCGCACCCGCGCGCCGTACGGGTCGCCCGCAAGCACGGCCTGGATCCGTCCCACTGGAGCACCTCGCCCGTGGAGGAGGTGGTCGCCGCCGACGACCTGATGATCGCCGTGTGCGACATCGCGTACGAGCACCTCCCGGCCGCCGCCCGTCCCCGGCTGCACTGGTCGATCCCCGACCCCGCCGCGACCGACACCGACGCGGCGTTCGAGAACGCCTACGAAGAGATCGCCGACCGCGTCGATCGCTTGGTCCCGGTGCTTTCACCGGTCACCCAGTGA
- a CDS encoding MerR family transcriptional regulator: MTGSWLRTGQVAEAAGVNQQTLRYYERRGLLSEPDRSPGGHRLYSPATVTVLRVIKAAQRLGFTLEEISELLEAGRHRHGRKADAGLQRRAREKLVDVEAKIVDLNVIAGSLRAALDAGCDELVDCAHNPACPLPFADLGRDR; encoded by the coding sequence GTGACGGGGAGTTGGTTGCGGACTGGGCAGGTTGCTGAGGCTGCGGGGGTTAACCAGCAGACTCTGCGGTACTACGAGCGGCGCGGGTTGTTGAGCGAGCCGGATCGGAGTCCTGGTGGGCATCGGTTGTACTCGCCGGCGACGGTGACTGTGTTGCGGGTGATCAAGGCGGCGCAGCGGCTCGGGTTCACTCTGGAGGAGATTTCGGAGTTGCTGGAGGCTGGGCGGCATCGTCATGGGCGGAAGGCTGACGCCGGGTTGCAACGGCGGGCTCGGGAGAAGTTGGTGGATGTCGAGGCGAAGATCGTTGACTTGAACGTGATTGCAGGGAGTTTGCGGGCGGCGCTCGACGCGGGGTGTGACGAACTGGTCGACTGCGCGCACAATCCTGCCTGTCCGCTGCCGTTCGCGGATCTGGGGCGGGACCGGTGA
- a CDS encoding YnfA family protein, translating to MTFAKSIALFVLAAVAEIGGAWLIWQGWREHRGVLWIAGGIVALGAYGFVATFQPDPNFGRILAAYGGIFVAGSLAWGMIVDGFRPDRWDVIGASVCLVGVAVIMYAPRST from the coding sequence ATGACGTTCGCGAAGTCGATTGCGCTGTTCGTGCTGGCGGCCGTGGCCGAGATCGGTGGGGCGTGGTTGATCTGGCAGGGGTGGCGGGAGCATCGTGGTGTGCTGTGGATCGCCGGCGGGATCGTTGCCCTGGGCGCCTATGGGTTCGTCGCGACGTTCCAGCCGGATCCGAACTTCGGGCGCATTCTGGCGGCGTACGGCGGAATCTTTGTCGCGGGCTCGCTGGCTTGGGGCATGATCGTCGACGGGTTCCGGCCGGATCGGTGGGACGTGATCGGCGCGTCGGTTTGTCTGGTGGGGGTCGCGGTCATCATGTACGCGCCGCGGAGTACGTGA
- a CDS encoding ArsR/SmtB family transcription factor — translation MSKQGLTVRSAGTCCTPISEAALDPAQAVEGAALFKALSDPIRLRLMSLIASNTGETCVCDLTDKFDVSGPTISHHLKVLREAGLVDCERRGTWVYYWPIPETLRRISSLLAVPAG, via the coding sequence ATGTCGAAACAAGGGCTCACTGTCCGGTCGGCCGGCACCTGCTGTACGCCGATCTCCGAGGCGGCTCTGGATCCGGCGCAGGCGGTCGAGGGTGCGGCGCTCTTCAAGGCCCTCTCCGACCCGATCCGCCTCCGCCTGATGTCGCTCATCGCGTCGAACACCGGCGAGACCTGCGTTTGCGACCTCACCGACAAGTTCGACGTGAGTGGCCCGACCATCTCCCACCACCTGAAGGTCCTCCGCGAGGCCGGCCTGGTCGACTGTGAACGCCGCGGGACCTGGGTCTACTACTGGCCGATCCCCGAAACCCTCCGGCGAATCTCGTCCTTGCTCGCGGTTCCCGCCGGCTAG
- a CDS encoding arsenate reductase ArsC has protein sequence MAAGWLRHLAGETVEVRSAGSEPRDQLNPVAVEAMQEVGIDITTAVPQLLRTETVQDSDVVITMGCGDACPIFPGKRYEDWALTDPAGQPIEVVRQVRDDIRTRIEKLAKELQTA, from the coding sequence ATGGCCGCCGGCTGGCTCCGCCACCTCGCCGGCGAAACCGTCGAGGTCCGCTCGGCCGGCTCCGAACCCCGCGACCAGCTCAACCCTGTCGCCGTCGAAGCCATGCAAGAGGTCGGCATCGACATCACCACCGCCGTCCCGCAACTCCTGAGAACCGAAACAGTCCAGGACAGCGACGTCGTCATCACCATGGGCTGCGGCGACGCCTGCCCGATCTTCCCCGGCAAACGCTACGAGGACTGGGCTCTCACCGACCCTGCCGGCCAACCGATCGAGGTCGTCCGCCAGGTCCGCGACGACATCCGCACCCGCATCGAGAAACTCGCCAAGGAACTGCAGACCGCCTGA
- a CDS encoding helix-turn-helix domain-containing protein produces MPSTGAPFDWSLVDIAVPLSSDRLPGVSMAGFRHRGPASMDIAMVAHPSVTLLIDLSEGEGLVHRGHARDLRGSAVVGLLPGALRAGGRVGECLQIRLEPAAAAVVLGAATELTGAVVSLDDVWGRDAGRIEDRLRTAASWGERFTIAADLLGRRLGSRPRVAPEVAFAWRQLRASRGRARVDCLAHEVGWSRKRLSARFRAQLGITPKRAARLVRFDHAARLLAAGHAAADVAAESGYVDQSHLHREVKSFTGLTPTAVAVAPWLAIDDVVWPASPPMRSPVTSGGHIPDFG; encoded by the coding sequence ATGCCGTCGACAGGGGCGCCATTCGACTGGTCGCTCGTGGACATCGCCGTCCCACTCTCGTCAGATCGGCTGCCAGGGGTCAGCATGGCCGGGTTCCGCCACCGTGGCCCGGCCTCAATGGACATTGCGATGGTCGCGCATCCCTCCGTCACCTTGTTGATCGACTTGAGTGAGGGCGAAGGTCTCGTCCACCGAGGCCATGCCCGGGATCTCCGCGGCAGCGCCGTGGTCGGACTCCTTCCCGGCGCTCTTCGAGCAGGCGGCCGGGTGGGCGAGTGCCTCCAGATCCGGCTGGAGCCCGCCGCAGCGGCTGTCGTGCTCGGCGCGGCGACCGAGCTCACCGGGGCCGTGGTGTCCCTGGATGATGTCTGGGGCCGCGACGCCGGACGAATCGAGGACAGGCTGCGCACCGCCGCGTCCTGGGGCGAACGGTTCACGATTGCGGCGGACCTCCTCGGCCGACGCCTGGGCAGCCGACCAAGAGTTGCCCCGGAGGTCGCATTCGCCTGGCGGCAGCTGCGCGCCAGCCGGGGACGGGCGCGGGTTGACTGCCTTGCGCACGAGGTTGGCTGGAGCCGGAAGCGGCTGTCGGCTCGTTTCCGGGCTCAGCTCGGTATCACGCCCAAACGCGCCGCCCGGCTGGTGCGGTTCGATCACGCTGCCCGCCTGCTCGCGGCGGGTCACGCGGCCGCCGACGTCGCCGCTGAGAGCGGCTACGTCGATCAGTCCCACCTTCACCGCGAGGTCAAGTCGTTCACCGGGCTCACTCCCACGGCGGTGGCGGTCGCGCCGTGGCTCGCGATCGACGACGTCGTGTGGCCGGCTTCCCCACCGATGCGGAGCCCGGTGACGAGTGGCGGTCACATCCCTGACTTTGGTTGA